Proteins encoded by one window of Candidatus Neomarinimicrobiota bacterium:
- a CDS encoding aminotransferase class I/II-fold pyridoxal phosphate-dependent enzyme — translation ALRDRLAENTATFREKMTAAGFDITPGEHPIVPLMLGEAKLAQDMAAAMLEEGIYVIGFFYPVVPKGTARIRVQISAAHTQAHLDQAVAAFVKVGKKFGVVE, via the coding sequence GGCGCTCCGCGATAGGCTGGCGGAAAACACCGCCACCTTTCGCGAAAAGATGACCGCAGCGGGCTTTGACATCACCCCCGGCGAACACCCCATCGTGCCCCTCATGCTGGGGGAGGCCAAACTGGCCCAGGACATGGCCGCCGCCATGCTGGAGGAGGGCATCTACGTCATCGGCTTCTTCTACCCGGTGGTGCCCAAGGGGACGGCCCGCATCCGGGTGCAGATCAGCGCCGCCCATACCCAGGCGCATCTGGACCAGGCGGTGGCGGCGTTCGTGAAGGTGGGCAAGAAATTTGGGGTGGTGGAGT